A window of Aquitalea denitrificans contains these coding sequences:
- a CDS encoding amidase — translation MIEVTELSIAELRAALESGRTTAVELVQAYQARIEAYDGPATETRLNAVVVPNPEAIREAEASDARRVRGETLGPLDGIPYTAKDSYLVKGLTAASGSPAFKELVSQHDAFTISRLRAAGAICLGKTNMPPMANGGMQRGCYGRAESPYNANYLTAPFASGSSNGAGTATAASFAAFGMAEETWSSGRGPASNNGLCAYTPSRGVISVRGNWPLTPTMDVVVPYARTMADLLEVLDIIVADDPVTRGDLWRLQPWVAIPTASSVRPAAYPALLSQPETLKGKRFGVPRMYINKDELAGTSAAPGIGGPTGQRIHTRASVIDLWEAARLALEAAGAEVIAVDFPLVSNCEGDRPGTPTVANRGILPPDFLHDELWELSGWAFDEFLRANGDPKLNKLADVDGPQIFPHDPGTLPNREGDLAAGMEEYVNMAKRGLKSFDQIASVPDGLRGLEKIRKLDLEDWMDELRLDAVLFPTVADVGPADADVNPASADIAWSNGVWVANGNLAIRHLGVPTVTVPMGVMADIGMPVGLTFAGRAYDDNALLRFASAFEATGKRRMIPPRTPALGQ, via the coding sequence ATGATCGAGGTTACCGAGCTATCCATTGCCGAGCTGCGTGCTGCGCTCGAATCCGGGCGTACCACTGCGGTGGAACTGGTCCAGGCCTATCAGGCACGGATAGAGGCCTACGACGGCCCCGCTACCGAGACCAGGCTGAATGCTGTGGTGGTGCCCAATCCAGAAGCCATCCGCGAGGCCGAAGCCTCCGATGCGCGCCGTGTCCGTGGCGAAACACTGGGCCCGCTGGATGGCATTCCCTACACCGCCAAGGACAGCTATCTGGTGAAGGGGCTGACCGCCGCTTCCGGCAGCCCGGCCTTCAAGGAGCTGGTGTCCCAGCACGATGCCTTCACCATTTCCCGCCTGCGCGCCGCCGGTGCCATTTGCCTCGGCAAAACCAATATGCCGCCGATGGCCAATGGCGGCATGCAGCGTGGCTGTTATGGCCGCGCCGAAAGCCCCTACAACGCCAACTACCTGACCGCGCCGTTTGCCTCCGGCTCCTCCAATGGGGCCGGTACTGCCACCGCGGCCAGCTTCGCGGCCTTCGGCATGGCGGAGGAAACCTGGTCTAGCGGTCGCGGCCCGGCGTCCAACAACGGCCTGTGCGCCTATACCCCGTCGCGCGGGGTGATTTCGGTACGTGGCAACTGGCCGCTGACCCCCACCATGGATGTTGTCGTGCCCTATGCCCGCACCATGGCCGACCTGCTGGAAGTGCTGGACATCATCGTGGCCGACGACCCGGTCACCCGTGGCGACTTGTGGCGCCTGCAACCCTGGGTGGCGATTCCCACAGCCTCCAGCGTGCGACCGGCAGCCTATCCGGCCCTGCTGTCCCAGCCCGAAACGCTCAAAGGCAAACGCTTTGGCGTGCCGCGCATGTATATCAACAAGGACGAACTGGCCGGCACCAGCGCTGCACCCGGCATCGGCGGCCCCACCGGCCAGCGCATCCATACCCGCGCCTCGGTGATCGACTTGTGGGAAGCCGCGCGTCTGGCGCTGGAAGCCGCTGGTGCAGAAGTGATTGCGGTGGATTTCCCGCTGGTGTCCAACTGTGAAGGCGACCGTCCCGGCACACCCACCGTGGCCAATCGCGGCATCTTGCCGCCGGACTTCCTGCACGATGAATTATGGGAATTGTCCGGCTGGGCTTTCGATGAATTCCTGCGCGCCAACGGCGACCCCAAGCTCAACAAGCTGGCGGACGTGGATGGCCCGCAAATCTTCCCACACGACCCCGGCACCCTGCCCAACCGCGAGGGCGACCTGGCTGCCGGCATGGAAGAGTACGTCAACATGGCCAAGCGCGGACTGAAGTCTTTTGACCAGATTGCCAGCGTGCCCGACGGCCTGCGCGGCCTGGAGAAAATCCGCAAGCTGGACCTGGAAGACTGGATGGACGAACTCAGGCTGGACGCCGTGCTGTTTCCCACCGTAGCTGACGTTGGCCCGGCGGATGCCGACGTCAACCCGGCTTCTGCCGACATTGCCTGGAGCAACGGGGTGTGGGTGGCCAATGGCAACCTCGCCATCCGCCATCTCGGCGTACCGACGGTGACCGTGCCGATGGGGGTGATGGCCGATATCGGCATGCCGGTGGGACTGACCTTTGCCGGACGTGCTTATGACGACAACGCGCTGCTGCGCTTTGCCAGTGCATTCGAGGCCACCGGCAAGCGGCGGATGATTCCGCCGCGCACCCCAGCCCTAGGCCAATGA
- a CDS encoding aminopeptidase P family protein, with amino-acid sequence MHTIPQRLTALRQAMQQQHVDACLIPSSDPHLSEYLPAHWQARQWLSGFKGSMGTLIVTHAQAGLWADSRYWEQAELQLAGSGITLMKIQTAASTQHLDWLAEHLQPGHTLAVDGDVIGLAAAQALQSRLDSKGVRLRTDIDLLQTIWQDRPALPQAAIYPHPAPFASTSRRDKLAAVRQAMQQAGADYHFISTLDDIAWLLNLRGADVNYNPVFISHLLLSPDSATLFVDSNKLDTALQTELSADGVQLVDYHHAKATLAALPVSNTMLLDPRRITLGLYQAIPATMPRQQAINPSTLLKARKTAAEAVQIRKTMEQDGAALCEFFAWFEQVVNREAITELTIDEQITAARARRPGFVSPSFATIAGFNANGALPHYRATAEAHASIAGNGLLLIDSGGQYHGGTTDITRVVAVGSPSAEQKRDFTLVLKGTLNLSMAHFPRDTLSPMLDALARAPMWQHDIDFGHGTGHGVGYFLNVHEGPQTISRSLPDASMAMQQGMITSVEPGIYRPGQWGVRIENLVLNVAAQKNGFGDFLRFETLTLCPIDTRCIEHALLSRQEVDWLNHYHAEVRRRLQPLVDGTARDWLLQATKPI; translated from the coding sequence CTGCACACCATTCCCCAGCGCCTGACCGCCCTGCGCCAGGCCATGCAACAACAACATGTTGATGCCTGTCTGATTCCGTCTTCCGACCCGCATCTGTCCGAATACCTGCCCGCACACTGGCAGGCCCGGCAGTGGTTGTCCGGCTTCAAAGGCTCAATGGGTACACTGATCGTCACGCATGCGCAGGCTGGCCTGTGGGCAGACAGCCGCTATTGGGAGCAGGCAGAACTGCAGCTCGCTGGCAGCGGCATTACACTGATGAAAATACAAACCGCAGCCAGTACACAGCATCTGGATTGGCTGGCAGAACACCTGCAGCCTGGCCACACTCTGGCGGTGGATGGCGATGTAATCGGCCTTGCCGCTGCCCAGGCACTGCAAAGCCGTCTGGACAGCAAGGGTGTACGGCTGCGTACCGACATCGATCTGCTGCAAACCATCTGGCAGGACAGACCCGCCCTGCCGCAGGCCGCCATCTACCCGCACCCGGCACCGTTTGCCAGCACCAGTCGCCGGGACAAACTGGCTGCGGTGCGGCAAGCCATGCAGCAAGCCGGTGCCGATTACCATTTCATTTCCACGCTGGACGACATCGCCTGGCTGCTCAATCTGCGTGGCGCAGATGTGAACTACAACCCGGTGTTCATCAGCCATCTGCTGCTGAGCCCGGACAGTGCCACGCTGTTTGTGGACAGCAACAAACTGGACACCGCGCTGCAGACAGAACTGAGTGCCGACGGCGTGCAACTGGTCGACTACCACCATGCCAAGGCAACGCTTGCCGCCCTGCCCGTCAGCAACACCATGCTGCTGGACCCGCGCCGCATCACGCTGGGACTGTATCAGGCCATTCCGGCCACCATGCCACGGCAGCAGGCCATCAACCCCAGCACCTTGCTGAAGGCACGCAAGACCGCGGCTGAAGCCGTGCAGATCCGCAAAACCATGGAGCAGGATGGTGCTGCACTGTGTGAGTTCTTTGCCTGGTTCGAACAGGTGGTCAACCGTGAGGCCATCACCGAACTGACCATCGATGAGCAGATCACCGCCGCCCGCGCCCGCCGCCCCGGTTTTGTCTCGCCCAGCTTTGCCACCATTGCCGGTTTCAATGCCAACGGCGCCCTGCCGCATTACCGTGCCACGGCGGAGGCCCATGCCAGCATTGCCGGCAACGGCCTGTTGCTGATCGACTCCGGTGGCCAGTACCACGGCGGCACCACTGACATCACCCGCGTGGTGGCAGTGGGCAGCCCCAGCGCAGAACAGAAGCGTGACTTTACCCTGGTGCTCAAGGGTACGCTCAATCTGTCCATGGCCCATTTTCCGCGCGACACGCTATCTCCCATGCTGGATGCACTGGCACGCGCGCCGATGTGGCAGCACGATATCGACTTCGGCCATGGCACCGGCCATGGCGTAGGTTATTTCCTCAATGTGCATGAAGGCCCGCAAACCATCTCGCGCAGCCTGCCGGATGCCAGCATGGCGATGCAGCAAGGCATGATCACCTCGGTGGAACCAGGCATCTATCGCCCCGGCCAGTGGGGGGTGCGCATCGAAAACCTGGTGTTGAATGTGGCGGCGCAGAAAAACGGTTTTGGCGACTTCCTGCGCTTTGAAACCCTCACGCTGTGTCCGATCGACACCCGCTGCATCGAACACGCCCTGCTGTCGCGGCAGGAAGTGGACTGGCTGAATCACTATCACGCCGAAGTACGACGCCGCCTGCAGCCATTGGTTGATGGCACGGCCCGGGACTGGCTGCTGCAGGCTACCAAGCCCATCTGA
- the argS gene encoding arginine--tRNA ligase, which produces MTILQLINERVQAALAAAGAPDAPAVIQPASKPEFGDYQANGVMGAAKALKTNPRELAQKVVAALDLQGIADKVEIAGPGFINIHLAPEYLARRSEAALKDDKLGISPVAAQRVMVEYSSPNLAKEMHVGHLRSSIIGDALARVMEFLGHDVVRANHVGDWGTQFGMLTAYLVEIRQAGDNALELSDLETFYRNAKVRFDESEEFADRARDYVVRLQGGDEEVLKLWAQFVDISLKHCEAVYQKLNVGLKREHVRGESAYNDDLPVIVDELRAAGLLSESEGAEVVFLEEFRTQDDEPMGVIIRKKDGGFLYTTTDLGAVRYRHKVLNLDRVIYVVDARQSQHFAQMFSICRKAGFAPESMKLEHIGFGVMMGDDGKPFKTRSGGTVKLIELLDEAEERAYALVSEKNPDLSEAEKREIAATVGIGAVKYADLSKNRMSDYIFNWDTMLAFEGNTAPYLQYAYTRVQSVFRKAGNVDANAPIVITEPAEKQLAAALSQFEDTLLSVADGCYPHYLSNYLYQIATLFSRFYEACPILKSEGEVRASRLQLAALTAKTLRTGLDLLGIKVLETM; this is translated from the coding sequence GACCAATCCGCGCGAGCTGGCGCAGAAGGTTGTCGCCGCGCTCGACCTGCAAGGCATTGCCGACAAGGTGGAAATCGCCGGCCCTGGCTTCATCAATATTCATCTTGCCCCTGAATATCTGGCCCGCCGCAGCGAAGCTGCCCTGAAGGACGACAAGCTAGGCATCAGCCCGGTAGCGGCCCAGCGCGTGATGGTGGAATACTCCTCGCCCAATCTGGCTAAAGAAATGCACGTTGGCCACCTGCGTTCTTCCATTATCGGTGATGCGCTGGCGCGGGTAATGGAGTTTCTGGGTCACGATGTCGTGCGCGCCAACCATGTGGGCGACTGGGGAACCCAGTTCGGCATGCTGACCGCCTATCTGGTGGAAATCCGTCAGGCTGGTGACAATGCGCTGGAATTGTCCGATCTGGAAACCTTCTACCGCAACGCCAAGGTGCGCTTTGACGAAAGCGAAGAGTTTGCCGACCGCGCCCGTGACTATGTGGTGCGTCTGCAGGGCGGTGACGAAGAAGTGCTCAAGCTGTGGGCGCAGTTTGTTGACATCTCGCTTAAGCATTGCGAAGCGGTGTATCAAAAGCTCAATGTCGGCCTCAAGCGCGAGCATGTGCGTGGCGAGTCAGCCTATAACGACGACCTGCCGGTGATCGTGGACGAACTGCGTGCCGCTGGCCTGCTCAGCGAGAGCGAAGGTGCCGAAGTGGTGTTCCTGGAGGAATTCCGCACCCAGGACGACGAGCCGATGGGTGTGATCATCCGCAAGAAAGATGGTGGTTTCCTGTACACCACCACCGACCTGGGCGCGGTGCGATACCGTCACAAGGTGTTGAACCTGGACCGCGTGATTTACGTGGTGGATGCGCGCCAGAGCCAGCATTTTGCCCAGATGTTCAGCATCTGCCGCAAGGCCGGTTTTGCGCCGGAAAGCATGAAGCTGGAGCATATCGGCTTTGGCGTGATGATGGGCGACGACGGCAAGCCGTTCAAGACCCGCTCCGGTGGCACGGTCAAGCTGATCGAGCTGCTGGACGAGGCGGAAGAGCGTGCCTACGCGCTGGTGTCGGAAAAGAACCCGGACCTGTCCGAGGCCGAAAAGCGCGAAATCGCCGCCACGGTGGGCATTGGTGCGGTGAAGTATGCCGATCTGTCCAAGAACCGCATGAGCGATTACATCTTCAATTGGGACACCATGCTGGCCTTTGAAGGCAATACCGCGCCTTATCTGCAGTATGCCTACACCCGCGTGCAGAGCGTGTTCCGCAAGGCCGGAAACGTGGATGCCAATGCGCCCATCGTGATTACCGAACCGGCGGAAAAGCAGCTGGCTGCGGCATTGTCCCAGTTTGAAGACACGCTGCTGTCGGTGGCTGATGGCTGCTATCCGCACTACCTGTCCAACTATCTGTACCAGATTGCCACGCTGTTTTCGCGCTTCTACGAAGCCTGCCCGATCCTGAAGAGTGAAGGCGAAGTACGTGCCAGCCGTCTGCAACTGGCAGCGCTCACTGCCAAGACCTTGCGTACCGGGCTGGATCTGCTGGGTATCAAGGTGCTGGAAACCATGTAA